The Hymenobacter sp. DG25A nucleotide sequence CGCTGGGCGGTATGGCCGCCTGCGGTTTTTCTTCTTCTACTGCGTCTAAAACCGCCACTACTGCTCCTGCTACCATGACCGAAGCTACCGCACAAGGCACCGTGTATGATTACACCGTGAAGGATATTAATGGCAAAGATGTCAGCCTCGGCCAGTATAAAGGCAAGAAGCTGCTCATCGTAAATACGGCCTCGGAGTGCGGTTACACGCCTCAGTACAAGGAGCTGGAAGAGCTGAATAAGAAGTACGGCGACCGGGTAACCGTGCTAGGCTTCCCCGCCAACAATTTCGGGGGCCAGGAGCCCGGCTCCAACCAGGAAATTGCCACCTTCTGCGAGAAGAACTACGGCGTTACTTTCCCGCTGTTCTCCAAGGTTTCCGTGAAGGGTGATGACACCGAGCCGCTGTTCAAGTATCTCTCCGATAAGTCGAAAAACGGCGCAGTAGGGGAGGCCCCTTCCTGGAATTTCTGCAAATACCTGGTAGATGAGCAGGGCCACGTCCTCAAATTCTACCCTTCTAAAGTAAAGCCCATGAGCGAAGAGCTGGTGGCCGATATTCTGAAGTAGACCTTCGATTTATTTCGAACGTCATGCTGAGCGAAGTCGAAGCATTTCGCGTGCTAATGTTGTGGTGCTAATTTATTGCCACTCTAGCGAGATGCTCCGACTTCGCTCAGCATGACGTTCTTTTGTTTGGTATGAATACCTCTTCTGCTTCCATCAACCCGGCCCAGGCCTGGGTTTCCGCTTTCCGGCCGCGCACGTTGCCGCTGGCGCTGGCCAGCATTTTCATGGGCAGCTTTCTGGCCAGGTCGGTCGGCTCGTTTAGCTGGCTGGTGCTGGCGCTGGCAGCCCTCACCACCATTCTCCTCCAGATACTAAGCAACCTGGCCAACGATTACGGCGACTCCCAGAACGGCGCCGACAGCGTGCACCGCGAAGGGCCGCAGCGGGCCGTGCAGAGCGGGGCCATTACGCCGCAGCAAATGAAGCACGGCATGGCCGTATTTGGCGTAGCCTCCTTGATTTCGGGGGTGGCGCTGCTGTGGGTGGCGCTGGGTACCGCCGGCGCCTGGGTGTTCCTGGCCTTTTTTATAATGGGCCTGTCGGCTATCTGGGCGGCCGTTAACTACACGGCTGGCTCCAAGCCCTACGGCTACGCCGGCCTCGGCGACTTATCCGTGTTTATCTTCTTTGGGCTGGTGGGCGTGTGTGGCACCTATTACCTGCATACGCGCACCTTACCTTTAGCCGTACTGCTGCCCGCCGCCGCGCTGGGCTGCTTTGCCACGGCAGTGCTAAACGTCAACAACATCCGCGACATCCGCTCCGATGAGCTGGCCGGTAAAATTACTGTGCCCGTGCGGTTGGGCCCGGTGCGGGCGCGCCGCTACCACTGGCTGCTGCTGGTGTTGGGTTTTAGCTGCGCGGTGCTGTTTGTGGCTTTCACGTATCACTCGCCCTGGCAGTGGCTGTTTTTGCTTTCCCTGCCGCTGTTCTTCTTCAATGCCCGCCAGGTGTGGCTGCGGCAGGAGTCTATGCAGCTCGACCCCTTATTAAAGCAAATGGCCATGAGCACCCTGGCCTTTACGCTGCTGTTTGGACTAGGCCAGATACTATAGCTGACAGAAGTTTACATCTCAAAAAACAATGCCGCGCCCACCAGCGCGGCATTGTTTTTTATCGGCCCAATTCCGGAATGCAGTCAAGCAAAAAAAGCGGCATTAGAGACTGAAAAGGACGGTGCAGATTGTGGCGTAAGTGTATTAAATGGAATGGTGATGTAAGTGCAAAGCCCTTCCTGATATTGCTTTGGCTGATTTTTGCTTGTATTTCCCACACACAGAGTGTTAAATTTGACTGCTGCCCTTACCAGGTGGCTGCCTGGCTTTTACTCCTTGGATAGTACCAATGGAAAGAGCCAGTGGCAGCAGCTTACCCGGTAGCGGAACTCCCCTTATTTCCAATCTCTCCTTTGCTGCGGGTGCTTTTTCAGCCTCTGCCCGGGATAGGTTTGCCGTTGCTAGGTAAAGCACAGTACCGATATGGCCTTCCGCTATTGTTTATCTGAAGTTTCATCCAGCTTTCGCCGACGAATAGGTAGTCTTATTGGAGCCTGGCTCCTGAGCCTGCTGATAGGAAATGCTACCGCCCAGCAATTTCTGCGGGCGCAAGGTCCTGATCTGGTGAATGCCTCCGGCCAGAAAGTAGTGCTGCGGGGCGTAAACGTGGGCGGCTGGCTGCTGCAGGAAAGCTATATTCTGGGTACTGATACTCTGAATTCACAGGGCCGCATTCAGGCCGCGCTGCTGCGGACCATGTCGCCTAAGCAAGTGGAGAAATTCTACCACCGCTACCGGGCCCGCTTTGTTTCCAAGGCGGATATTGATTTTCTGGCTGATCAGGGTTTCAATTGTGTGCGCCTGCCGCTGCACTATGATTTATTCCTGACCCCCAAGCAGCGCCTCACCCGGTTCCGGGCGCTGCAAAACCCCGCTGCCGTTGCTGCCTACGCCGATTCTCTGGCTGCCTGGAACGACCGCGGCCAACTGTTTACGGCCCGCCAGCTGGATGGCTACCGCTATATAGATGATGTGCTGCGCTGGTGCGGGGCCCGTGGCCTGTATGTGGTGCTGGACCTGCACGCAGCCCCCGGCGGCCAGGGCACCGACCGCAACATCAACGATAATATGGTGCCGCTAGACCTCTGGAAGCGCCAGGATGCCCGCGGCCGCCTGGTGTATCAGGATGCCATTGTGCGCCTATGGGAGCAGCTGGCGGCCCGCTACCGTACCGATGCCCGCGTGGCCATGTATGACCTTATCAATGAGCCGCATAACCTGAATGCGGCGAATGGCCTGAGTAATGATAACCAGGAGTTGCGGACCCTGTATGTACGGCTGCTGCAAGCCGTGCGGGGCCAGCAGGACAACCACCTGGTGCTGCTGGAAGGCAACGGCTACGGCAACGAGTACACCAACCTTACGCCTGATAAACTGCCCACCGAGCTGCGCCCCAACCTCGTGTATAATGCCCACCGCTATTGGTGCTCCAACAGCCCCGATGCCACCGATCCTAATCCCAATCAAATCAACCTGATCCATAACCTAGCGGCTTTCCGCGACCAGCACCAGGTGCCCGTTTGGGTGGGCGAAACCGGCGAAAACTCCAACGACTGGTTTGCCACCGCCGTGCAGGGTCTGAACGACCAGAACATCGGCTGGTGCCACTGGAACCTGAAACGGGTGGATGCCACCAGCAGCCTGTTGCGGGCAAAGCCCTACGGCAGCATTCTAACGGCCGGTGGCCGGAGTAAGCTTTTGCAGCAGGTAGCATTCCACCATTGCCAAGTAAATAAAGATGTGGTGACGGCTCTTACCCGGCCGGCCGATGCCCGGACCCCCTTTATGGCCCTTCGTATACCGGGCACCATTCACGCGGTAGATTATGATATGGGCCGCGCCGGCATTGCCTATCAGGATACCTACGCAGCCCGGATAGATTACCGCAATACCGCCCCCGTGAACCAGGGAGATGCCTACCGCAACGATGGAGTGGATATTGAACGCACCTCTGATCAGCCATCCAACGGCTATGCGGTGAGTAGCCTGGAACCAGGAGAGTGGCTGCGCTATACGGTGGAGGTTGCCACGGCCGGGACATATACCCTGCAGGTGGGGCTTAAGCCCGCCGCCACGCCGGGCAGGCTTACTTTCCGGCTGGGTGATGCCGTAATAGCCACAGCCATGGTGCCGCCGGCCAACGGCGTCCCCACCTGGACTACCATAGCACTGAGCACTTCCCCGCTCCCGGCAGGGCAGCATACAGTACAGCTGATGGTAGACCAGCCGGTAGAACAAATAAGCTGGTTGCGGTTCATAGAAGGCAGCTCAACCCCGGCAGTGGAATAAGCTGAACAGGCATTTTTGTATCTTGGAAGTCCCATGCACAGCTTTCACCACTTCCTTTCTTCATTCTCGGGGCGCTGGCTTTCCGGTGGCTGGCTGAGCCTGCTGCTTCTGCTGGTATTAACTCTGGAAAATCCGGTGGCAGCCCAGATAAATCCCCTGCGGGTGCGCACCGGTCTGGAAGAGCTTTATGTGGAACCGGCGTGTTATGGTGTGCTGGAAGACCCCACTGGTGAGCTTACGCTGGCCCAGGTGCAGCAGCCGGCCAATGCCCGGCGGTTTGTGCGCGGCGATAAAATAGCCACCAACATAGAGCATACCAACTCTGCCTATTGGTTGCGGGTGCAGGTGCAGGCGGAGGGGGCAGTGCGCCGGCATTGGTACCTTGAATTGTTTGATTCTCACATCAATGAGGTGGCCTTCTTCCCGGCCGCCGACCCCACGCTGGTGGTCTATACCGGCGCCGACCTGCCGCTGACGACCCGCAAGCTGCCCTACAAAAACTTCCTGTTTTTTCTGCCGCTGCAGGCTAATGAAACCCAAACCTATTATCTGCGGCTGAAGTCAACGTCCAAAACCAGCTTCCTGAGTCGGCTCCGCACAGAGCAGTCCTTAGCCGATCATTTTCAGGCCGAATACGGTCTGTTGGGCGCTTTCTATGGGGTGCTACTGATTATGGTCATCTATAATCTGTGCATTTACCTGTTCATTGGCGAGCAGACCTACCTGCGCTACGTGCTCTATGTGGGAAGCTGCAGCTTGCTATTTCTGTCTGAAGACGGGTTAGGCTTTCAGTACCTCTGGCCTAATCAGCCCGAGCTGAACCAAGTGGTTATTCTGGGCTCGCCCATCCTGTTGCTGCTCACTTTCAGCTACTATGCCCGGCAGTTTCTGGATGCCCCGCAGCGACTGCCCCGCTACGATAAGTGGCTGCGCATTGTGGTGCTGGTAAGTGTGTTCGTCCTTCTGCTGGATGCCGTCTGGCTGCACTTGGGGTGGGGCTTCTGGCTTTACCTGCTTCCCTATGGCATGTTGTACTATGCCGCTTTCCGGGTATGGCGGATGGGGATGCGGGCCGCCCGCTTTTTCCTGCTAGCGCATGCGCTGGTGGCCCTTAGTGTGGGCTTCCTGATTTTGCGCAAGCTAGGTATTAACACCTTTACTAATACCATCACGGTGTACAGCATGAATGCGGCCTTCGTGATAGAAGTAGTAGTGCTATCCTATGCCCTGGGTGAAAAGATCAAGGCCATTAAGGATGCCACCATTCGGGCGCAGGCCAAGCTGGTAAAGCAGCTGCACAAAAAGCATCAGGCCCAAAACCGGCTGGTAGAGCAGCTGAGGCAGAATCAGGAACTGAAAGACCAGTTGAACACCGAGCTGGAAGGGGAGGTGGCCCGCCGCACCGAGGAACTGCGCCGGCAGAGTGATACCATCAGTGCGCAAAACCGCGAGTTGCTGCAGGCCAATGGGCTACTGGCCTTGCAGTCAGCTGCCATTGAGAAGCTGAACACCGACCTGCAGCGCGACCTGCACCAAAGCCAGACGGCCCGGGTGCTTTCCAAAGAAGTGGATTTTGGGGAGTTCAGCCGCATTTACCCCGATAAGGATGCCTGCCTGGTGTACTTAGCCGATTTGAAATGGGCGCGGGGCTACCACTGCCGCAAATGTGGGCACGAGAAGTTCTGCGACGGTCGAGAGCCTTATTCGCGCCGTTGCACGCGGTGCCGCTATGTAGAGTCAGCCACTGCCTACACACTGTTTCAGAAGTGCAAGTTCTCCATTGTGAAGGCCTTGTATGCGGTGTTTCTGATTCATACCCATAAAGGCAACTATTCATCGCAGGAATTGTCGCGGGTGCTGGACCTGCGGCAGGCTACCTGCTGGAGCTTTCAGCAGAAAGTATTGGAAGCTATGCAGCGGCGGCGGCAGGTTCCGGATTATGATGTGAACGAAGGCTGGACCCACGTTCTGCTGGATGACTCCGTGCCGGTAGAGGAGGAGCAGGGATGAAAAAGCAGGAAAAGCATACTGCTTAGGATAGTACAGGAAAAAAAAGTAAAAAAATTGGGTAAAGGCCGCCTTTTTTTTATTGTTTTTTAGCCGTGCTACCCACAGCCAGAAAACGCACCTGGCAAGCCAATTAAAGGAAATAATGGGTAAGTAAGCGTGTGCTATAAGCGTAACGATTTTTTGTGATGTAAACTAAAAAACGCCGTTTCTGGCTTGATTAAGAGGTTTTAAGGCTTGCATTTGCCATACAAGCTCTGGTATATTTGGTTGTCCTCACCTACCTATGAAGCCTTCCTTGACTCCCCACAAGTCAGTGCTTTGGAGTGGTCGCCGGCTTTTGTCGGGCTCCCGCTTCCGCTTGCACACATCTTCCCGGCATCTTGTCGCACTGGCTCTTTGCACTGGTGGGTTGGAGGCATGCCAGCGGCCAGCCCTTCCGGTTGCTACTACTATTACCGCCAATTCTACTACAACTCCCGTGGCCGCTCCGGCTGCTGCTCCTCAATGGAGCCCCCGCGTGCAGCAACTGCTGAGCCAGATGACGCTGGAGGAGAAAATCGGGCAAATGACTCAGCTCGCCAACACCGTTATTAATACAACCGGTGTACAGCGGGATGTGGTGCTGGATTCCGCCAAGGTAACGGCGCTTATCCGGCAGTTTCATATTGGCTCTTTCCTGAACGGGGAGGCAGTGCCTGCCCGGCAGTGGCTGGCATATTCTATGGCATTGCAGCGCATTGCCATGCGGGAGTCGCGCCTGCACATCCCTATTATCTACGGCATCGACCATATGCACGGGGCCAGCTACGTAGCCGGTACCGCCATTTTTCCGCATAACCTCAACCTGGGTGCCTCCTTCAACCCGGAGCTGGCCCGGCAAACGGCCCGCGCCACGGTACTGGAGTCCGCCGATTTGGGGCACCACTGGGTGTTTGCCCCGGTGCTGGACTTGGGCGTGAATGCCTACTGGCCACGCCTGTACGAAACCTACGGCGAAGACCCCTTGGTAGCCTCTGCCATGGGCGTAGCCTTTGTGCGGGAGCTGCAGGAAAACAAAGATATCCTTCCTTATAAAGTAGCCGCCTGCGGCAAGCACTTCCTGGGCTACTCCGACCCACGCAACGGCTGGGACCGGACTAATGCCATGATTTCGGACCAGCGCCTGCAGGAGTTTTTCCGCCCCTCTTTTCAGGCAGCAATGGATGCCGGGCTGAAAACCATCATGATCAACTCCGGCGAAATTAACGGCGAGCCGGTGCATGCTTCCAAAGCCATTCTCACGGATTTGCTGCGCACGCAAATGGGGTTCAAGGGCGTAGCCGTTACCGACTGGGAAGACATCATTCGCCTGGTGCGGGTGCAGAAGGTAGCCGCCGATGAGAAGGAGGCCACCTTTATGGCCGTGGATGCAGGTGTGGATATGGCCATGACACCCTACACCACCGACTTCTGCCGCCTGGTAAAAGAGCTGGTGCAGGAAGGCCGCCTGACTGAGGAGCGCATCAACCTTTCCGCAGGCCGCGTGCTGCAGCTGAAGGACGATCTGGGCTTGTTTGAAAACCCCATGCCCCGCGCCGACCGGCTCAACCGCATCGGCGACCCCGCCCTCAAGCAACAGGCAGTGGCTGCTGCTACGGAAACGTTTGTGTTGCTCAAAAACGAGCAGAACACGCTGCCCTTAAGCAAGGCAAAAGTAAAGCGCCTGCTGGTTGTAGGGCCTTCGGCTGATTCCCGCGCCAACCTGGCCGGGGGCTGGACGCTGGCCTGGCAGGGCCGCCCTGAAAATGAATACCCGCGCGAGGTGCAAACGATTGTGGGCGCCCTGCAGCGTGAATATCCGAGTGCAAAGGTGGAAATGGTACCGTACCGCAATGCCAAAGGTCAGCTGCAACTGGCCGGCATTGCGGCCGCGGCCCGCCGCGCCGATGCCATAGTAGTAGCCATTGGCGAGAAGCCATACACCGAGGGCCTGGGCAACACCAGCGACCTGACGCTGCCCGAAGACCAAGTGCAGCTGGTGCAAACCACCCAGGCCAGCGGCCGCCCCACCATACTGGTCGTTATTGGTGGCCGGCCCAGCATCATCCGGGGGGTGGCTGAAAAGTCGGCGGCCATTATATGGGGCGGGCTGCCGGGCTTTGGTGGGGGAGAGGCCCTGGCTGCGCTGCTGAGTGGCCGGGCCAATTTCAGCGGCAAGCTGCCGTTCACGTATCCGCAGTTTGCCGGCCACATCTCCAACTACCACCACGACAACAACGAGAATAGCCTGGAGCTGAGTGATTTTGGCGCCGGCTTCGAAAACCGGGGGGCTAAATTTAAGCCTGCCATGCTCACAGAGTTTGGCCAGGGCCTGAGCTATACTACCTACCAGTACAGTAATCTGCTGCTCTCTGATTCGGTAATCAGCAGCGCTGGTACGGTACGCGCTACGGTGCGCGTAACCAATACCGGCCAGCAGGCGGGTAAAGAGGCCGTGCTCTGGTTTCTGACGGATGAGGTGGGCCGCATTGCCCGCCCGGTGCGCTTGCTGAAACATTTTGACAAGCAGGTGTTTACACCTGGACAGAGTCGGGAAATGACTTTTATCATCAACCCCAGACAGCACCTGAGTTACCCCGATGCTCAGAGCCGCCCCCAGTTGGAAAATGGCTACTTCACTTTACGCGTAGGCGACCAGACCGCTCGCTTTCGCTACGCGGACCCAGCGGCCCGCGCTTCTGCTCCGGCTGACCCCACTCCCCGGGCCGGCTCCACTGCCAACTAGCACGCTTGGTGCTGCCCGGCCCCGACGGGTATACTTTTTTTGATTTCCCTTACCAATCCCAATCCCACGTAAATGTCCCAACCCTCTACTTCTTATCTGCTGCTCCGGCGAGCCGCTCTGGTGGCCGCCTGCGGGTGGCCCACCCTGGTAGTGCCGGCTCAGGCAGCGCTACCTGCCAGCCTAAGCCCTGCGGCGCTGGTGCAGGCATCGGCGGCCGATGTGACCGTGTCCGGACGCGTAACCCAGCCAAATGGTGACGGGTTGCCCGGCGTAACGATTGTGGTAAAAGGTACCACCCGTGGTACCTCTACCAACTCTAACGGCAACTTCACAATTGTGGCGCCGGAAGGCAGCACCCTTATTTTCAGCTACGTAGGCTATCAGCGCCAGGAGGTGCCTATTACGGGCGCTAACGCCAGCTTGAACGTGACGCTTCTAGAAGACCTCCAGGCGCTGAACGAAGTAGTAGTAGTGGGTTACGGTACGCAGGAGCGTACTTCGGTAACCGGTGCCGTGTCTTCGATTTCCGGAAAAGATATTGCCTCGCAGCCAGTAGCTGATCCTACGCAGGCCTTGCAGGGCCGCGCTGCCGGTGTTACGGTAACGCAAAACTCCGGGGCACCCGGGGGAGCCGGCGGTACGTCGGTTCGGGTACGTGGTATCACCTCTGCCGGCAATAACTCGCCGCTGTATGTAATTGATGGCTATCCGCTGCCTTCCAGCGACGCCAACGGCAACAGCATCGAGAACCAGCTGAACGCCATCAACCCCAATGATATTGAGAGCATTGATGTGCTGAAGGATGCTTCGGCCACGGCTATCTATGGTCTGCGGGCCGCCAACGGTGTGGTAATCATCACCACCAAGCGCGGTAAGGCCGGTACTTCCAATGTAAACCTGGACGTGTACCGTGGGGTGCAGGAAGTTTGGCGCAAGCTGGATTTGCTGAACGCCGAAGAGTATGCCGTCATCAACAACGAAAGCCGCCTAGCCAAAGGCGACGCCACACTGCCGGCCCTGCGCAACCCGCAGGCCCTGGGCGAAGGCACCGATTGGCAGGACCAGGTATTCCGTAAGGCTGCTATTCAGAGCTACAACCTGTCGGCTTCGGGCGGCAGCGAGAAAGCGCGCTACTCGGTATCGGGGGGCTATTTCAAGCAGGATGGTACGCTGAACGGCTCCCACTTCGACCGGTTTACGCTGCGCGTGAACGGGGATGTGCAGCTGAACCGGGTACTGAAAGTAGGCAACAGCCTGTCCTTAACGCACCTCACTGACCGGCAGGTAGACACCGGCGGCAGCGAGTTTGGCGTGCTCAGCAACGTGTTGCAGGCCCCGCCTACCATTCCGGTATACAACGAGAATGGCTCCTGGTATGAGCCCACGGCCACGGCCGACAACTATGTGGAGCCTAACCCGGTGATGCAGT carries:
- a CDS encoding 1,4-dihydroxy-2-naphthoate polyprenyltransferase, giving the protein MNTSSASINPAQAWVSAFRPRTLPLALASIFMGSFLARSVGSFSWLVLALAALTTILLQILSNLANDYGDSQNGADSVHREGPQRAVQSGAITPQQMKHGMAVFGVASLISGVALLWVALGTAGAWVFLAFFIMGLSAIWAAVNYTAGSKPYGYAGLGDLSVFIFFGLVGVCGTYYLHTRTLPLAVLLPAAALGCFATAVLNVNNIRDIRSDELAGKITVPVRLGPVRARRYHWLLLVLGFSCAVLFVAFTYHSPWQWLFLLSLPLFFFNARQVWLRQESMQLDPLLKQMAMSTLAFTLLFGLGQIL
- a CDS encoding beta-glucosidase family protein, whose translation is MAAPAAAPQWSPRVQQLLSQMTLEEKIGQMTQLANTVINTTGVQRDVVLDSAKVTALIRQFHIGSFLNGEAVPARQWLAYSMALQRIAMRESRLHIPIIYGIDHMHGASYVAGTAIFPHNLNLGASFNPELARQTARATVLESADLGHHWVFAPVLDLGVNAYWPRLYETYGEDPLVASAMGVAFVRELQENKDILPYKVAACGKHFLGYSDPRNGWDRTNAMISDQRLQEFFRPSFQAAMDAGLKTIMINSGEINGEPVHASKAILTDLLRTQMGFKGVAVTDWEDIIRLVRVQKVAADEKEATFMAVDAGVDMAMTPYTTDFCRLVKELVQEGRLTEERINLSAGRVLQLKDDLGLFENPMPRADRLNRIGDPALKQQAVAAATETFVLLKNEQNTLPLSKAKVKRLLVVGPSADSRANLAGGWTLAWQGRPENEYPREVQTIVGALQREYPSAKVEMVPYRNAKGQLQLAGIAAAARRADAIVVAIGEKPYTEGLGNTSDLTLPEDQVQLVQTTQASGRPTILVVIGGRPSIIRGVAEKSAAIIWGGLPGFGGGEALAALLSGRANFSGKLPFTYPQFAGHISNYHHDNNENSLELSDFGAGFENRGAKFKPAMLTEFGQGLSYTTYQYSNLLLSDSVISSAGTVRATVRVTNTGQQAGKEAVLWFLTDEVGRIARPVRLLKHFDKQVFTPGQSREMTFIINPRQHLSYPDAQSRPQLENGYFTLRVGDQTARFRYADPAARASAPADPTPRAGSTAN
- a CDS encoding 7TM diverse intracellular signaling domain-containing protein → MHSFHHFLSSFSGRWLSGGWLSLLLLLVLTLENPVAAQINPLRVRTGLEELYVEPACYGVLEDPTGELTLAQVQQPANARRFVRGDKIATNIEHTNSAYWLRVQVQAEGAVRRHWYLELFDSHINEVAFFPAADPTLVVYTGADLPLTTRKLPYKNFLFFLPLQANETQTYYLRLKSTSKTSFLSRLRTEQSLADHFQAEYGLLGAFYGVLLIMVIYNLCIYLFIGEQTYLRYVLYVGSCSLLFLSEDGLGFQYLWPNQPELNQVVILGSPILLLLTFSYYARQFLDAPQRLPRYDKWLRIVVLVSVFVLLLDAVWLHLGWGFWLYLLPYGMLYYAAFRVWRMGMRAARFFLLAHALVALSVGFLILRKLGINTFTNTITVYSMNAAFVIEVVVLSYALGEKIKAIKDATIRAQAKLVKQLHKKHQAQNRLVEQLRQNQELKDQLNTELEGEVARRTEELRRQSDTISAQNRELLQANGLLALQSAAIEKLNTDLQRDLHQSQTARVLSKEVDFGEFSRIYPDKDACLVYLADLKWARGYHCRKCGHEKFCDGREPYSRRCTRCRYVESATAYTLFQKCKFSIVKALYAVFLIHTHKGNYSSQELSRVLDLRQATCWSFQQKVLEAMQRRRQVPDYDVNEGWTHVLLDDSVPVEEEQG
- a CDS encoding cellulase family glycosylhydrolase; protein product: MAFRYCLSEVSSSFRRRIGSLIGAWLLSLLIGNATAQQFLRAQGPDLVNASGQKVVLRGVNVGGWLLQESYILGTDTLNSQGRIQAALLRTMSPKQVEKFYHRYRARFVSKADIDFLADQGFNCVRLPLHYDLFLTPKQRLTRFRALQNPAAVAAYADSLAAWNDRGQLFTARQLDGYRYIDDVLRWCGARGLYVVLDLHAAPGGQGTDRNINDNMVPLDLWKRQDARGRLVYQDAIVRLWEQLAARYRTDARVAMYDLINEPHNLNAANGLSNDNQELRTLYVRLLQAVRGQQDNHLVLLEGNGYGNEYTNLTPDKLPTELRPNLVYNAHRYWCSNSPDATDPNPNQINLIHNLAAFRDQHQVPVWVGETGENSNDWFATAVQGLNDQNIGWCHWNLKRVDATSSLLRAKPYGSILTAGGRSKLLQQVAFHHCQVNKDVVTALTRPADARTPFMALRIPGTIHAVDYDMGRAGIAYQDTYAARIDYRNTAPVNQGDAYRNDGVDIERTSDQPSNGYAVSSLEPGEWLRYTVEVATAGTYTLQVGLKPAATPGRLTFRLGDAVIATAMVPPANGVPTWTTIALSTSPLPAGQHTVQLMVDQPVEQISWLRFIEGSSTPAVE
- a CDS encoding glutathione peroxidase, whose product is MKAFFLVALGGMAACGFSSSTASKTATTAPATMTEATAQGTVYDYTVKDINGKDVSLGQYKGKKLLIVNTASECGYTPQYKELEELNKKYGDRVTVLGFPANNFGGQEPGSNQEIATFCEKNYGVTFPLFSKVSVKGDDTEPLFKYLSDKSKNGAVGEAPSWNFCKYLVDEQGHVLKFYPSKVKPMSEELVADILK